In Phaseolus vulgaris cultivar G19833 chromosome 10, P. vulgaris v2.0, whole genome shotgun sequence, a single genomic region encodes these proteins:
- the LOC137816528 gene encoding uncharacterized protein: MRHPRDSEAWKAFDVLHPEFANDPQNVRLGLASDGFNPFGTMSTSYSIWPVVLIPYNRPPWECMKQTFFILSMIIPGKQMTGNDIDVYLQPLIKELKELWFDGVQTFDYSKKEMFTLRAALLWTISDFPGLGNLSGWNTHTGLACPTCNFDIESSLLYRGKYSFMGHRRLLHKEHRFRLSRSLFDGRTELREAPEHLSGSDIFKQVEGINVTFGKPLEPTDTSKRGREKNVLEVVGAEQWKKRMIVELCSFFRQLCGKSLSQTELDKLQSRIIKTLCHMEMLFPPTFFTVMVHLTCHLVGEAKLGGPVNYRWMYPIERYLGHLKSYVRNKAQPEGSIAEGYLAEEVLTFISEYMEGVETRSNRPSRVDDSCNTNMPQLSTIFPPIGIVINNPNISSTVSNDLKYLSQGPTPHARRFSAFNVNGFKFRTESREHGLKTQNSGVYLTSSTSCVASMADQNIREADLAYYGKLEDIIELNYYGRFKVTLFKCKWADTTRDRGLRKDPWGFNSINFSRLIHMGDREEHDPYIEASQDEMVYYVNDEVNKDWKIVVHLKPRDLYDMGEGDNEVCELEPCPQQDLNHFFSESEHLPLFRDDEDDELLNEDNNDHELHENDSMSE; the protein is encoded by the exons ATGAGGCATCCTAGAGATTCCGAGGCTTGGAAAGCATTTGATGTATTACATCCAGAATTTGCAAATGATCCTCAAAATGTACGACTGGGCTTAGCTAGTGATGGCTTCAACCCTTTCGGAACCATGAGTACAAGCTATAGTATATGGCCAGTAGTCCTCATCCCATACAATCGTCCTCCTTGGGAGTGTATGAAGCAAACCTTTTTTATCCTATCCATGATAATTCCTGGAAAACAAATGACAGGAAACGACATTGATGTATACTTACAACCACTCATAAAAGAACTAAAGGAGCTCTGGTTCGATGGAGTGCAAACTTTTGATTATTCGAAAAAAGAAATGTTTACATTGCGAGCGGCTTTGTTGTGGACAATTAGTGACTTCCCTGGCCTAGGCAATTTATCTGGATGGAACACGCACACTGGTCTTGCTTGCCCAACTTGTAACTTTGACATTGAGTCTTCTTTGTTGTATAGGGGCAAATACAGCTTTATGGGACACCGTCGACTTTTACATAAAGAACATAGATTCAGATTGAGTCGTTCTCTTTTTGACGGAAGAACTGAACTAAGGGAAGCACCAGAACATTTGTCAGGGTCAGACATATTTAAACAAGTTGAGGGTATCAATGTTACATTTGGAAAACCATTAGAACCTACGGATACAAGTAAAAGGGGTCGGGAAAAGAATGTTCTTGAAGTTGTTGGAGCAGAACAATGGAAAAAGAGAA TGATAGTAGAACTATGTTCATTTTTTCGACAATTATGTGGCAAAAGTTTAAGTCAAACCGAACTTGATAAACTTCAGTCCCGCATCATTAAAACTCTTTGCCACATGGAAATGTTGTTCCCTCCTACCTTTTTTACAGTTATGGTGCACTTAACTTGTCACTTAGTTGGTGAGGCCAAACTTGGAGGCCCAGTTAATTATCGTTGGATGTATCCCATAGAAAG gtATTTGGGACATTTAAAATCATATGTTCGAAACAAGGCACAACCTGAAGGTTCCATTGCCGAAGGATACCTAGCTGAAGAGGTTCTGACCTTTATCTCTGAATATATGGAAGGGGTTGAGACAAGAAGTAACAGGCCTTCACGTGTGGATGATTCTTGTAATACAAATATGCCACAATTGAGTACCATTTTCCCACCAATAGGTATAGTA ATTAATAACCCAAACATTTCAAGTACAGTGTCAAATGATCTTAAGTATCTATCTCAAGGTCCGACTCCACATGCTAGAAGATTTTCTGCCTTCAATGTAAATGGATTCAAGTTTAGGACCGAAAGTCGAGAACATGGGTTAAAAACCCAAAACAGTGGAGTTTACTTAACTTCATCAACATCATGTGTTGCAAGTATGGCTGATCAAAACATTAGGGAAGCGGATTTGGCATACTATGGAAAATTAGAAGATATAATTGAGCTTAATTACTATGGTCGTTTTAAAGTGACATTGTTCAAATGTAAATGGGCTGACACCACAAGAGATAGGGGGCTTAGAAAGGATCCGTGGGGttttaattctattaatttttcaagattaattcACATGGGAGATCGTGAGGAGCATGATCCATATATTGAAGCTTCACAAGATGAAATGGTATATTATGTTAATGATGAAGTTAACAAGGATTGGAAAATTGTCGTCCACTTGAAACCACGGGACTTGTATGATATGGGAGAAGGAGATAATGAAGTTTGTGAACTGGAACCATGTCCACAACAAGATTTAAACCATTTTTTCAGCGAGTCTGAACATTTGCCATTGTTTAgggatgatgaagatgatgaattaTTAAACGAGGACAACAATGATCacgaacttcatgaaaatgacTCAATGTCAGAGTAA
- the LOC137816537 gene encoding uncharacterized protein yields the protein MYGYYMPKPKRIKNLLKAIGGHSSDTSVRNYVQPNDTPQTTRQQITKSGQPHIGSPLPQASGHTPPQISKSAQPRDLQPTFESAALPQTESTQPPISQSAQPEGTSESAQPHTYKSALPHTSESTLPHTSESTEPHTPQSAQSHTLESEAERVAPKKGRHSNHYWFVDTIDEHGVTQKMKLKVRDAHNLPTGIRVLAANHILLPISFESWSSVPDTYKDTIWESALKVNEDLAKRDVMFKIGKLWREYRCKLWNEFYDPVLSRNDLIKNVPDGLNMEQWAIFVDYRLKPSIVKLCNSNREIRKKQTIPHTGGAMALSRRRENLKIETGRNIGRAEMWKITHKRKNGTYVNDEAMEIGDKIDELMLENPETASHISPNDPVGVIFGKEHPGRVRGLSYGACPTLAFRKSTTRVSNMNNGSSSGGSSTNVEEKVEKMATELAVVRSQMHTMLAYIASRPDVLEHFAAMATNLVQTSINEAPDVASGAQSPNQNIRSSGGSKTN from the exons ATGTATGGTTATT ATATGCCTAAGCCTAAGAGGATTAAGAACTTGCTTAAGGCAATTGGTGGACATAGTTCAGACACATCTGTGAGGAACTATGTTCAACCTAATGACACGCCTCAAACTACACGTCAACAAATAACTAAATCTGGTCAACCACATATTGGATCTCCATTACCACAAGCATCTGGACATACACCACCACAAATCTCAAAATCTGCACAACCACGAGATTTACAACCTACTTTTGAATCAGCAGCACTACCACAAACTGAGTCTACTCAACCACCAATCTCACAATCTGCACAACCTGAAGGCACATCTGAGTCTGCACAACCACACACATATAAGTCTGCACTACCACATACATCTGAGTCTACACTGCCACATACATCCGAGTCTACAGAACCACATACCCCTCAATCTGCACAATCGCATACATTAGAATCTGAAGCAGAAAGGGTGGCACCAAAAAAAGGCAGACATTCAAACCACTATTGGTTTGTTGATACTATAG ATGAGCATGGAGTTACTCAGAAAATGAAGCTCAAGGTTAGGGATGCTCATAATTTGCCCACTGGAATACGTGTG CTAGCAGCAAATCATATATTGTTGCCTATAAGTTTTGAAAGTTGGTCATCTGTGCCTGATACTTACAAGGATACTATATGGGAGAGTGCACTGAAG GTAAATGAAGATCTCGCTAAGAGAGATGTTATGTTCAAAATTGGCAAATTGTGGAGGGAGTATAGATGCAAGCTCTGGAATGAATTCTATGACCCAGTGTTAAGCAGAAATGACTTGATAAAGAATGTTCCAGATGGTCTTAACATGGAGCAGTGGGCTATATTTGTGGATTATCGTCTCAAGCCTTCCATAGTG AAGCTGTGTAACAGTAATAGAGAGATAAGAAAGAAACAAACTATTCCTCACACTGGTGGAGCTATGGCATTGTCAAGAAGGAGGGAAAATCTG AAAATTGAGACTGGTAGGAACATTGGCCGAGCTGAGATGTGGAAGATCACACACAAGAGGAAGAATGGCACGTATGTTAATGATGAAGCTATGGAGATTGGG GATAAAATTGATGAGTTAATGCTGGAAAATCCAGAAACTGCATCACATATATCTCCAAATGATCCTGTTGGTGTCATTTTTGGAAAGGAGCATCCAGGGAGGGTCAGAGGACTTTCATATGGAGCTTGTCCTACCCTTGCTTTCAGGAAATCCACAACAAGGGTAAGCAATATGAATAATGGTTCCTCTAGTGGTGGGTCTTCAACAAATGTTGAAGAAAAGGTAGAAAAGATGGCAACTGAACTTGCAGTTGTAAGGAGCCAAATGCATACTATGCTAGCCTACATTGCTTCTAGACCAGACGTGTTGGAACATTTTGCTGCAATGGCAACAAATTTGGTACAAACATCTATTAATGAG GCACCGGATGTTGCTAGTGGTGCTCAATCACCAAACCAGAATATAAGATCAAGTGGAGGGAGTAAGACAAATTAG